A window of the Eretmochelys imbricata isolate rEreImb1 chromosome 7, rEreImb1.hap1, whole genome shotgun sequence genome harbors these coding sequences:
- the AP3M1 gene encoding AP-3 complex subunit mu-1 isoform X2: MIHSLFLINCSGDIFLEKHWKSVVSQSVCDYFFEAQEKAADVENVPPVISTPHHYLISIYREKIFFVSVIQTEVPPLFVIEFLHRVADTFQDYFGECSETAIKDNVVIVYELLEEMLDNGFPLATESNILKELIKPPTILRSVVNSITGSSNMGETLPTGQLSNIPWRRAVVKYTNNEAYFDVIEEIDAIIDKSGSTVFAEIQGVIDSCIKLSGMPDLSLSFMNPRLLDDVSFHPCIRFKRWESERVLSFIPPDGNFRLISYRVSSQNLVAIPVYVKHIISFKENSSSGRFDVTIGPKQNMGKTVEGVIVTVHMPKAVLNMNLTSTQGSYTFDPVLKVLTWDIGKITPQKLPNLKGIVNLQSGAPKPEENPSLNVQFKIQQLAISGLKVNRLDMFGEKYKPFKGVKYITKAGKFQVRT; the protein is encoded by the exons ATGATCCACAGTCTGTTTCTTATAAACTGTTCTGGTGATATATTCTTGGAGAAGCACTGGAAGAGCGTTGTGAGCCAATCTGTGTGTGATTATTTCTTTGAAGCTCAGGAGAAAGCAGCCGATGTTGAGAATGTGCCTCCTGTCATCTCAACGCCCCACCACTACCTCATCAGCATCTACCGGGAAAAAATCTTCTTTGTGTCTGTCATACAGACAGAAGTGCCACCGCTCTTTGTAATTGAATTCCTGCACCGAGTAGCAGATACATTCCAG GATTATTTTGGAGAGTGCTCTGAGACTGCAATTAAGGACAATGTGGTTATTGTGTATGAGCTTCTAGAAGAAATGTTAGACAATGGCTTTCCATTGGCAACGGAATCAAATATCTTAAAAGAGTTGATTAAACCTCCCACGATTCTGCGCTCTGTTGTCAATTCCATCACAG GCAGTAGCAATATGGGTGAAACACTTCCCACTGGACAGCTGTCCAACATTCCTTGGCGCAGAGCAGTGGTAAAGTACACAAACAACGAAGCCTATTTTGATGTAATTGAAGAAATAGATGCAATTATAGACAAATCAG GTTCCACAGTCTTTGCAGAAATTCAAGGTGTCATTGATTCCTGCATTAAGTTGTCAGGAATGCCTGATCTTTCTCTTTCATTCATG AACCCAAGGCTTCTGGATGATGTCAGTTTCCATCCCTGTATTCGGTTCAAGCGTTGGGAGTCTGAAAGAGTGCTCTCATTTATTCCTCCAGACGGCAACTTCAGACTGATATCCTACCGTGTGAGCTCCCAAAA CTTGGTAGCAATTCCTGTGTATGTGAAACACATAATCAGTTTTAAGGAGAACAGCTCTTCAGGGAGATTCGACGTTACAattggacctaaacagaatatgGGGAAGACAGTGGAAGGAGTCATTGTGACGGTTCATATGCCAAAAGCTGTACTAAACATGAACCTTACTTCCACGCAAGGCAGCTATACATTTGATCCCGTCCTTAAA gtgttAACTTGGGACATTGGCAAAATTACCCCTCAAAAGCTACCAAATCTTAAGGGCATAGTGAATCTACAATCTGGAGCCCCCAAGCCAGAGGAGAATCCCAGCCTAAATGTTCAGTTTAAGATACAACAACTAGCTATTTCAG GATTGAAAGTAAATCGCCTTGACATGTTTGGAGAGAAATACAAGCCTTTTAAAGGTGTCAAGTACATCACAAAAGCAGGAAAATTCCAAGTCCGGACATGA
- the AP3M1 gene encoding AP-3 complex subunit mu-1 isoform X1 — MGCVGSSQPYLPLFLGERGPCSEWERWLGERQKMIHSLFLINCSGDIFLEKHWKSVVSQSVCDYFFEAQEKAADVENVPPVISTPHHYLISIYREKIFFVSVIQTEVPPLFVIEFLHRVADTFQDYFGECSETAIKDNVVIVYELLEEMLDNGFPLATESNILKELIKPPTILRSVVNSITGSSNMGETLPTGQLSNIPWRRAVVKYTNNEAYFDVIEEIDAIIDKSGSTVFAEIQGVIDSCIKLSGMPDLSLSFMNPRLLDDVSFHPCIRFKRWESERVLSFIPPDGNFRLISYRVSSQNLVAIPVYVKHIISFKENSSSGRFDVTIGPKQNMGKTVEGVIVTVHMPKAVLNMNLTSTQGSYTFDPVLKVLTWDIGKITPQKLPNLKGIVNLQSGAPKPEENPSLNVQFKIQQLAISGLKVNRLDMFGEKYKPFKGVKYITKAGKFQVRT, encoded by the exons AAAATGATCCACAGTCTGTTTCTTATAAACTGTTCTGGTGATATATTCTTGGAGAAGCACTGGAAGAGCGTTGTGAGCCAATCTGTGTGTGATTATTTCTTTGAAGCTCAGGAGAAAGCAGCCGATGTTGAGAATGTGCCTCCTGTCATCTCAACGCCCCACCACTACCTCATCAGCATCTACCGGGAAAAAATCTTCTTTGTGTCTGTCATACAGACAGAAGTGCCACCGCTCTTTGTAATTGAATTCCTGCACCGAGTAGCAGATACATTCCAG GATTATTTTGGAGAGTGCTCTGAGACTGCAATTAAGGACAATGTGGTTATTGTGTATGAGCTTCTAGAAGAAATGTTAGACAATGGCTTTCCATTGGCAACGGAATCAAATATCTTAAAAGAGTTGATTAAACCTCCCACGATTCTGCGCTCTGTTGTCAATTCCATCACAG GCAGTAGCAATATGGGTGAAACACTTCCCACTGGACAGCTGTCCAACATTCCTTGGCGCAGAGCAGTGGTAAAGTACACAAACAACGAAGCCTATTTTGATGTAATTGAAGAAATAGATGCAATTATAGACAAATCAG GTTCCACAGTCTTTGCAGAAATTCAAGGTGTCATTGATTCCTGCATTAAGTTGTCAGGAATGCCTGATCTTTCTCTTTCATTCATG AACCCAAGGCTTCTGGATGATGTCAGTTTCCATCCCTGTATTCGGTTCAAGCGTTGGGAGTCTGAAAGAGTGCTCTCATTTATTCCTCCAGACGGCAACTTCAGACTGATATCCTACCGTGTGAGCTCCCAAAA CTTGGTAGCAATTCCTGTGTATGTGAAACACATAATCAGTTTTAAGGAGAACAGCTCTTCAGGGAGATTCGACGTTACAattggacctaaacagaatatgGGGAAGACAGTGGAAGGAGTCATTGTGACGGTTCATATGCCAAAAGCTGTACTAAACATGAACCTTACTTCCACGCAAGGCAGCTATACATTTGATCCCGTCCTTAAA gtgttAACTTGGGACATTGGCAAAATTACCCCTCAAAAGCTACCAAATCTTAAGGGCATAGTGAATCTACAATCTGGAGCCCCCAAGCCAGAGGAGAATCCCAGCCTAAATGTTCAGTTTAAGATACAACAACTAGCTATTTCAG GATTGAAAGTAAATCGCCTTGACATGTTTGGAGAGAAATACAAGCCTTTTAAAGGTGTCAAGTACATCACAAAAGCAGGAAAATTCCAAGTCCGGACATGA